In Rhodothermales bacterium, the genomic window GCTGAGCGAACAGGTCGTTCAGGGTGCCGAGGTCGTCGTCACTGCGGAAGTGGATGATGTGCTCAACTCCGACCGGAACGGGGCCGCCACCACCATCAGCATCGAGCAGGTCGAGCTGATGCCGACCATCAAGCGCTCGACGCGCGACCTGACGCGACTGGACCCACGCAGTGACGGCAACCTGTCGTTTGGCGGCCGCAACTGGCTCTACAACAACATCTCGCTGGACGGGTCCTACTACAACAACCCGTTCGGACTCGACGCCCCGGAACCGGGCGGGCAGTCCAACGCCCAGCCGGTCCCCTACGACGCGATCGAGCAGGTTCAGGTCTCCGTGGCCCCGTTTGACGTTCGTGAAGGCGGATTCACGGGCGCAGGCATCAACCAGGTCACCAAGAGCGGTACCAACACGCTTGCCGGATCGGTCTACACCTTCACGCGCAATGAGGACTTCGTGGGCAACGAGGTTTCCGGCACACAGGTGTTCAACAACCCGGACCTGTCGTTCCTGCAGTCCGGTTTTTCGATCGGAGGCCCGATCAGGAAGAACAAGATCTTTTTCTTCTTCAATGCGGAGATTGAACGGCGCGAAGACCCCGGGACCAATTTCCGGGCCGGGGGCGCCACCGGTGGCGTTGGCACGTCCCGCGTCTCTCCGGATGTGATGGATCGCATCAAGCAGCGCATGATCTCGGCCTACGGCTACGAGCCGGGTGTGTACCAGGACTACACACACAACACGGACAACGAGAAGGTCATCGCCAAGATTGACTGGAACCTGAACGACAACAACAACCTCTCGCTGCGCTACAACTACATGGACGCCAGCCGGGAGCAGGGACCACACCCGTTTGTGCTGAGCTTCGCCGGCACGGGACGCGGCCCGAACGACACGTCGCTGCCGTTCTCCAAGTCCGGGTACCGGATCAACAACAACCTGCACTCCCTGGCTCTTGAACTGAACAGCCGCTCCACGGGCTGGGCGAACCGCTTCTTTGCCAGCTACAACCGCTTCCGCGATCATCGCGAGCCGTTCTCTGAGGACTTCCCGCTGCTGGAAATCGGCGAGGGGGGTGCCACCTACACCACGCTGGGACACGAAGGCTTTTCGGTACACAACATCCTTGATCAGGATGTCATCCAGCTGACGAACAACTTCAGTCTCTTCCGGGACAAGCACGTGTTCACCATCGGGGCCAACTACGAGTCCTTCAGCTTCTTCAACTCGTTCAACATTTTCCGCCACGGCCTCTTCGGCCTGCCGTTCGCGCCGACCACGTTCTTCAGCCTGGACCAGTTCTTCGCGGCCACCGATCCGAATAACCCGGATCAGATGGATCTGCGCGGATTTATCGGCGGAGGTCCGTTCAAGGGCGAGAACATCGATGTGGCACAGTTGTCCGCCTATGCGCAGGACGAGTGGCTGGTCAATGATCAGCTCTCGCTGACGTACGGGCTGCGCGTTGACATTCCCATGTACGGCACCGATCCGGTCGCAAACCCCTACTCCACCGGCCTGAACCTGCTGGACGAGAACGACGACGCAGAGACCATCGACCAGGCCGAGCTGGCAGGCGCTTCCCCGCTGTTCTCCCCTCGCGTCGGGTTCAACTATGACGTGACGGGAGACCGAACCACCCAGCTTCGCGGCGGCGTTGGCATCTTCACCGGACGCGTGCCCTTTGTGTGGATCGGCAATGTGATCTCCAACCCGGGTTTCAACCCCAACATCGATCCGGCAAACAACCCGGTCGTGACCCGGGACGGCGCCAGCGAGGACAAGACCAACGTCGACGGCGGCCAGGAGGCCAACTCCGTGCTGCAGCAGTCCTTTGACCTGAATGCCATGGTGTCGGACTTCAGGTGGCCCCAGGTCTTTACGGTCAACCTGGCGGCAGACCACGACTTTGGCGACGGCCTGCTTGGCACGGTCGAGGTGCTTTTCAGCAAAGACCTCAACTCCATCTATGTGCGCAACGCCGACCTCAAGGCACCAGACCGCACGCTGCGAGACGGTCGGCCGTTCTTCGGCGGTTTTGGCTTCAATGAGTTGAATCAGGCCTTCCCGTTCGAGGGTGCCGGGGCCTATGTCATCGACAACCGCTCGGAAGGCTACAACTTCAACGTGACCGGCCAGATCAGGAAACGCTTTGAGAACGGACTCAATGCGAGTGCGGCCTACACTTTCCTGGAGGCCAAGAACCTGTTCAAGTCCACGGAGATTGCGTCGGTGCTCTTCTCGGAAAGCCCGGTGCAGGGAGATCCCAACCAACCGCAGTTGGCACACTCCGAATTCGGCAACCGGCAGCGCCTCATCGCCTCGGCCACCTACAGCGAGAGCTTTACGGACAACAGTCGGACCAGCTTCGGCGTGTTCGTGGAGCGGGCCCAGGGCAACTCATTTCTTGGCGCCGGCGGCAACCGGTATTCGTTCACCTATTCGGGCGATGTAAATGGCGACGGCTTCGGCGGCAACGACCTGATCTACATCCCGAATGATGCCACGGACGCGAACGAGATTCGCTTTGACGCCAGCACCACGTACTCGGCGGCCGTGCAGGCCCTGCAGTTCGAGCAGTTCATCGAGCAGGATGAGTACCTCAGCGAGAACCGGGGTCAGATTGCCGAACGATTCGGCTTGCTGAATCCCTGGTTCACCAATGTCGACGTGCGTGTGATGCACGAACTCAACTTCGGGGCGCTCGACCGGAACCATCGTGTACAGATCAGCCTGGACATTCTCAATGTGATGAACCTGCTGAACAGCGACTGGGGCGTACGACAGGTCGCCGACCCACGGGCAACGTCTCCGCTGGTGCTCACCCGATTTGGTGACGATGGAGAGCCCGTCTTCAACTTCACGGGTGTCACCGAGACCTTCCGGGACGACGTGAGCCTGTTCTCGCGCTGGCAGGCACAGCTCGGTCTGCGCTACCTGTTCTAGACCGTTGTTCCAGTGACATTGCAGGGCGGTCGAGCAGCCACCCTGCGCATCCAAAGCGCTCCGGATCCTGGGTCCGGAGCGCTTTCTATTTTGCAACATGCCCTACGGCACGCACCATACCGTGCCGGACGCGCGAAACGAGCGCGTCCGGATCTGGATCAACGGCCGGCTGATCCCTCGGGAAGAGGCGCGCATCAGTGTGTTCGACTCTGCCTATCTGGTGGGCGACGGAATCTGGGAGGGCATGCGGCTCCATCAGGGCGTGCTGCTTTTTCTGGAAGACCACCTGGATCGGCTTTTCGCAGGCCTCGCCGCGGTACGCATGAAGCCGGGTTTGACGCGCGACCAGATGATTCAAGCGCTGTTCCGGACCGTTCGTGCGAACGATATGGAGTCTGGCGTGCACGTGCGGCTCATGGTTTCGCGTGGTCTCAAGAAGACGCCGTCCCAGGACCCCCGGCTGACGGTTTCGCCCGCCAACGTCGTGATCATTGCCGAGCACAAGCAGGCCGATCCGGAAGTGCGCAGAACCGGCATCTCCCTGCACACGTCCACAGTCAGACGGCCTCCACCCGAAACGCTTGATCAGCGCCTCAACTGTCACTCCAAACTGCATGAAGTGATGGCACTCAATGAGGCCTTGGCCGCTGGCGCAGACGAGGCCCTGATGCTCGATACAAACGGGCATGTGGCCACCTGCAATGCGACCAACTTCTTTGCGGTGGTAGACGGGGAAGTGTGGACATCGACGGCCGTGCATTGCCTCCCGGGCATCACGCGGGCACACGTGATTCGTGTAGCCCGAGAGTCCGGCGTGGTTGTGCACGTCACGGATTTCAGCCCCGCGAAGCTCGCCTCGGCCCAGGAGGCGTTCGTCACCGGTACGTTCGGTGGACTGACTCCGGTTCGGCGCATAGACGCCAAGGCCTACGTTGTGCCCGGCCTGGTCACGCGCAGACTGACGATGGCCTACGAGGCTGCTCTGGAGCATTACGCCGCGAAGGCGCGGCACGCCTGAGGCCTCGCGTCAATCCCTGAGGCGCGCCGAGATAATCCAGTCCAGGCCCGGGTACGTAGCCTCCAGGAAGGCCCTTCCTCCCATCGCAATCTCCCGCTGACGGCGCGCAGGCTCATTGCCGTACTGCCCGTTGAGCGAGTCCACGGCGGCGATTCCAGCAGTGACTTCTCCGATGGGCGGATAGCCAGGAATGCCGCCAGCCACCAGCGTGTCCAGCCGCACGTTGTCCACCAGGTTGATGAACAGTTGTGTCGTGCGGGTCTGGGGTCCACCGCGGGCAAAGGAAACCCGACCCTTGAGATTGCTCGCAAGCACCGGCTCGTCAGGTACAGAAATCCGACGCCATGCGTCGTAGACGTCGGGGTCCTCGGTGATACCGAACTGGGCCACGTAGCCGGGCACCACGCGAAAGACGGGTACGTCGTCAAAGTATCCGACCCGCACGAGGTGATAGAGCCGATCGGCCGCGGCCGGTGACCACGCCCGATAGACCGTTACCTCGAAGGGTCCCGTCGTTGCTTCGATGTCTACCACAAAGGTGTCCGGGGCGGCCTCGTCGATACGGTCGTCGGGAAGTTGGGCGCTCGCAGCAGCAGCGCCCAGCAGGCAGGTCAGCAAGCATATGGCCAGAGCTTTTCGCATCATGTCGTCAGGGACGGAACCGGCACCTTGCGGCCCCTTCATGTTACCTTCATCGCGTTGGAGGAGTAGACAGTTGCGCTGTAGCGCCTGTCAGCTCTCAACATACCCCCTGGTGCCATGGCCATCCCACTGCTTCTTGCGGCCCTGCACATTGTTGCTGCCGCGCCGACGACTCCGCTCAACGCCAGTAGCCTGGATGCGCCGCCCGACGTCGCGCGGAGTTACCACGCTGGTCTCGCATCGGTCAGCTCCGTTGTAGCGGCCGACCTGGACGGGGACGGCTTCGAAGACCTGGTGCTGGGATACAACACGCCCTCCGGGCCGGTGCTTGGGTTTCTGCGGGGCAACCCTGGTGGGCCTTTCCCCAACCATCCCGGGATGCGGGATCGGGGTCAGCCCTTTCTGGGGCCCCTCGTCCTGCGGCGAACGTCACAACGACCGGACCTTCTGACCAGTGGAGACTTCCTGGGCACGGGCAGGGACCACGTGGCGTTTGCGGCAGCGGGCACGCAGCGCATCCAGATCGTGGACGGAATACCGGATGCGAGCCTCACGACACAGGAGCTGCAGGTAGACGCTCCGGTCCTGTCCATGACGGCAGGGGAGTTCGGGCTGCTGGACGGGGTAGACGAACTCATTGTCGGGATGCGGGATCGCACTCTGCGCGCAGGATTGAACGGACCGCATGAGACGCTGCTGCAGCGGGGCGGCACGCACCTGGCTCTCGGCCATGCTGATTCCGGTCCGGCAGCCGATCTGGCGGTCGGACAAGGCACATCCGTGACTGTGCTCCGAGGCGAAGACGGCTCAGTTGAGCGTCTTCGCAGTCAAGGCCTGGTGGATGGCATGAGCTTCGGCCGGTTCGGCCCTGCCGGATCCCGTCGCCTCGCCATCGTACAGTCGAACCGTGTTGACCTGTTTGCAGGCCTCCCGTTGCGGCGGGTGGTTCGGCTGCCGGGCCAATTCCAGGCCGGCTCCGCCACCGTCGCCACCTGGCGCACCGGCGCGGCCGGGCAGGACCTGTTGATCGGCGACCAGCTCATCGCTCACGAAGTCCTTTCGGGGCGAGTCGGCGCAAGTGAGGGCTCCCCCATGCTTCCCGCGCCCGCCCGGCCGCTCGTGACGGGTGCCGTGGCCATGCGCCTCAACCCGGACGCGCTGGATGACCTGGTGCTGGTGAGCGGAGGCACGACGCCGCTGCTCCTCCCTTCCGGGCCATCGGCAACCTTCACCGTCAACTCCACCGATGTCGATGGCGACGGGGATACGACCGATGGGATCTGCGACACCGGTGCGCCGGGAGACTACACGGGGGTGTGTACCTGGGGCGCCGCGACGCAGCAGGCGAACGCATCGGGTGGAAGCAACGCCATCTCGTTTGCCATTCCCGGTGCCGGGCCGTTTGTCTTGAGCGGCGGCGCCACCTTTTCCGGTCCGGTCACCATCGACGGCTCGACTCAACCCGGTTTTGCCGGTCAGCCACTGATTGTCCTGGCCGATGCCCGAATTGCCCTGGAGGCCGGGAATTCGACCGTGCGGAGCGTGCTGTTCACGACGACCGATGCCAATAACCGCCCCGCCAGCAATCTCGAGATGATCGAGGTCGGCAATAACACGGTAACCGGAGTGTGGATGGGCCTGGACCAGACCGGCAGCGTCTCGGACCCGGATGGCACTCCGGGCACGGGCGATGAGCTCGGCGCGTTTTTCAACGTCTGGATACGCACACCGAACAATACCATCGGGGGCGCATCCGAGACGGCCCGGAACGTGGTTTCAGGCGCGTACGATGGCGACGGCATCCTGATCTCCGGCCCGAACGCCTCGGGCAACCTCGTGGAAGGCAACTACGTCGGGCTGAATCCGGCCGGCACAGAGGCACGAGGCAACAATTTTCGAGGCATTGCCCTCTGCAACGCGTCGTCCAGCAACACGGTGCGGGGCAACGTGGTGTCCGGCAACTCCCTGGGGATCTCCAATGGCTGGGAGGCCGGAGCGGGCATCAGTATCGAGGCCAACTCGCGTCTGATCGTGGCAGGCGGAACGGACCCCGTGGATCAGCCGCCCCGCGGAAACCTCGTTGTCGGCAACCTTATCGGCACGAACGCCGCCGGGGACACCGCCATACCGAATGAGCGCGGTGTGTTCATCGATCATGCGTTCGACAATACCATCGGCGGATCGACCGAGGCACTTCGCAACGTGATATCCGGCAACGCTCGTGAGGGGGTGTACGCGGTCGCGGTGGTCGGATCCACCTCGGACAATCTGATCACCGGAAACCACGTCGGCACGGATCTCTCTGGAGCGGTGGCCCTCGCGAATCAGCGTGAAGGCATCCGTCTGAATGGGGTCGGCACCCAGACGATCACCGCCAATCTGATTTCCGGCAACGGTTCACGGGGTATCGCCGTTGAAAGCTCCTCGGGAATCACGATCTCCGACAATCGCATCGGGTCGAACGCGGCCGCTGCCGCAGCCATCGGAAACAGCAGTTCGGGCATTCAGATCGCGTCCTCGAGCAACATCACCGTCGGTTCTCCGGGGGCAGGCAATACCATCGTCTCGAACGGCGGTGGCGGCATCTTCATTTCGGGCAGTTCCACAGGCGCCACCGTGCAGGGCAACGCCGTCGGCACGGATGCCACGGGCACACTGGACCTCGGCAACTCCTTTGACGGCATTCGCATTCTCGGCGACTCGCTCCACACGATTGGGGGTACCGGCTCCGGACAGGGCAACGTGATTGCCTACAACGCCATGAATGGCATCGGTGTCTGGAACGGGTCCCGGTACCAGATCTCGGGCAACAGCATTTTTGCCAACGACTCACTGGGCATCGACCTCGGCATCGACGGGGTGACGCTCAACGACGCCGGAGACGCCGACACGGGGCAGAACGGGCTTCAGAACTTCCCCCAGCTGGGTTTTCTCGACTCTGAGCGGGTACGCGTCACCTTCGCCGGGCCGCCATCGACCACCTTTACGCTGGAGTTCTTTGCCAACGAGGCCTGCGACCCCTCCGACTACGGAGAAGGACGACGCTTTCTTGACGCCGAATCAGTCACCACAAATGGACTGGGTGCGCTCGAGTACGTGCGCACCTTCGCGCTGAATGCTGAAGAGGAGTACATCACTGCCACCGCGACCGACGCAAACGGCAACACGTCCGAGTTTTCGCGATGCTCGGATGACCTTCGCCTGATCGTGAATACAGTGGGCGATGCGCCCGACGCCGACGTCAACGATCCCGTCTGCGACACCGGAACCGACGTTATGCGGGGCACGGATGAGGAGCCGGAGTGCACGCTGCGGGCGGCGATTCAGCAGGCCGAAGAGAACGACGGGCTGGACGAAATCACCTTTGACATCATCGAAGGCTCCGCACCATACACCGTCACAGTCGGCAGTCAACTTCCGACTATTGACGAGGAAGTGAACATCGACGCAACCACGCAGAGCGGCTACCAGGAGACCGTGCATGCGGTCAGGCTCTCAGGCGGAGGCCAGGACATCTACGGCCTGCTGGCATTTGCTGACCTTACCGTCTCCGGGATGGAGGTCCGTGAGTTCGGCTCAGGCATCGTCTCCCGAGGAGGAAACCTCACGCTGCACGACATCGCCGCGAAAGACAACGCCGAGTTTGGCCTTCACATCAACGATTCCTTTCCGGATTCAGTTGGGGCCACCGGGCAGTTGCTGATTGAAGCCAACGGGCCAGCCGACAACTGCGACCAGCTGTCCGGCATGCGGGTCATGCGACCCGTGACCACCGAGACGCTCATCGTGCGGGACAACTGTCACCACGGGGTGTGGAATGACATCCATCCCGTGGTTGTGCTCGGCAATCTCACTGCGACCCGCAACGGGGGCACGGGGTTGCGTGCGACCAATGTGGAACTGCGCGGCACGCAGCACTCGGTGCTGCAGAACGGCGGCAGTGCCATCGTCGCGCAAGCCGCCCTTATTGTGGACGGCGACCTGACGGTGCGAGACAACGGCCCGCTCGGCCAGCCGGAGTGTGAGCAGGAGGGTCGGGCGGCCATACGCGCCCAGGCCATGTTGACGGACGCCCTCACGGTGACCGGCAACTGTTACGATGCGGTCTACGCCAGCGTCGACGGCGTTGTGGTGCGCGGCAACACCGAAATCGTCAACAACCGCACATTTGGAATCCGCGCAGGTTGGATTTCCCTCCAGGGAGACGAAAACCTGATTCAGGCGAACGGGCACATCGGCCTCCGGGCAGAGTCCGGTTCAGTGACCATTTCGGGCCCGACCGAGCTGCAGTTCAACGGCAAGGATGGTGGCGATTCGTGTGCCGGGAGCGCGTGGGCTGCCGTGAGTGCCGCAACGGACGTCACCGCCACCGACCTCCGCATCCACGGAAACTGCGGCCTTGCGATAGAGGCAGGTGGCACTGTCACGGTCTCCGAGCGGCTCACGGCCACCTCCAACGAAGGCGGCGGCGTCAAAGCCAGCGACGGCCACATCCTGCTGGACGGCGCCGACAACATCATTTCCGGCAACGGCGGCATCGGACTGCAGGCAAACGGGCAGCCCATCGCAGGCGTGCGCATGAGCGGCCCGTTCACGGTCAATACCAATCAGGGCTCCGGCATCGTGGCTGGCGTAGCATTGCTGACTGGTGCAGGCACTGTCTGCAGGAATGTCGGCTGGGGCCTGGAAGTCGCGCCGGGCCCCATCGACCTGGCCGGTACCACCGTGTGTGACAATACGCTGGGCGGCGTGCTGCTCCAGGCGGAGTCCAGCGCCGGCAAAGGGGGTGCACGCCCGCTCCTGACCGGCGTTACGGTGGTCGGCAACGGGGGCGACGGCATTCGATTCGCGGGTGGCGCCGCATTCAGCGTCACAGCCAGCAACCTCTTCGGCAATGCGGGACCTGCATTGAACAATCTGGTAGCCGAGACCGCCATCGTCGCAGACGGCAACTGGTGGGGATCACCCAGCGGGCCTGGCTCGCAAGTGGCGGGCAACGTGACGGTTTCCAGTCACCTCTCCGCCCCGCCTGCGAATACCGATAGCGACGGGGACGGCGTTGCGGACGCCATGGAGGACCTGGGCACGGGTGACGGTAACGGGGACGGCACTCCGGATTCCGCGCAGCCTGACGTCGCCTCCCTTCCATCCGCAGTGGATGGACGCACCATCGTGATTGTCACCGATGGTGGCGCTCCGCTTTCCGAGGTGCGATCCATTTCTGCGCCGGCGGATTCCGCGGCCCACCCCGCTGGTTATGTGGACGCCAGAATCGGCCTGGACTCGGGCGCATCCGGGACGGTGACCATCCATCTCCCGGCCCCGCCCGACGCGAACTACGTCAATTTCACCAGCTACGGTGCGCGCAGCCCCGGAGGGACCGAGGTCCTGTTCTCATTTCCCCAGGCCACGCTTCAGGACTCCGTGGCGACCCTGTCCGTAACGGACGGAGCGGCCGGTGACGCCGATCAGGAGGCCAACGGCAGCTTCCACCTCGTCGGCGGCGGATCCATCGCAGCGCCAACCTCCACAGAATCGCGGGACGCGCCGGCATCGTTCGACCTGGCCGTGTTTCCCAACCCATTTCGCGGCACACTTTCCGTGCGCGTGCCTCCGTCAGGTGACACACGCATCGACGTATATGACGCGCTGGGGAGATCCGTCCTGCAGCACAGGATGCCGCAGGGAGGCACCACCGCCCGCATCCAGGCCAGCGATTGGGCCGCCGGTGTCTATTTCGTGGTTATTCGCTCAGGTGGTGCCCGCGTATCGCGCGCCGTGCTGAAGACGCATTAACCGCCGCTTGAAACGGCGTCCTCCCTCAACTCCGCCAGTACCTGTTCCACTTCGGCAACCATCGCATCGACTTCCTGCGTTAGCGTGGCCAGGCGCTCATACGCATCCCTGCCCGGCCGCTGGTCAGCCCGCATCGTCATGCCCGCCAGGTAGCGCAGGTGCGAATCCAGCATGCGAGGTGGATAGCTGTCGGAGTTGTCAGTCACCATGCGGTCCTTGAGACCGGCCAGCCGGTCCCGCAGGGGATGGGTGCGCTCCATGCCTTCAAGTTGCTGATTGACGGCGCGTACGGCGCGCGCGAATCGGGTCAAGAGCTCACCCATGCTCTGATTGTGGGCCAGTTGAGCCTCCATGTCCGCCTGGGACACGTCACCCTCGAGCCGAGGATCGGGCAGGACGGTCAGGCCGACCGTTTGCGATTCGCCGCCGGTACTCATCCGCACGATGTACTCACCGGGCACGGCCATGGGACCCCGACCGGTGCGGCCGCTGACCTGCAGCGGACCTGAGTGGCGGAGATCCCAGATGAACCGATGCAGGCCCGCCGTGGTCTCCAGCGCCTCCGGCTCGGGCCGAATCGGCACCGGCGCCCTCATGCCCTGCTCCGCAGGCTGGTTCTCGGCCTGCTCCGCGGAGGTGTAGTGCCGAAGCACCGTGCCGGAGCCATCAAGTATCTCCAGTTCCACCACGTCTGCGTCTTCCGCGAGGTGGTACCAGATCGTAGCCCCGGCCGGCAGGTATTCCGGATCGGTGGATTCGCGCTGGAAGGCCGAGTAGCGCATGCGATAGGCCTCCCTCGGCGCGAACAGGTGTGCGGGCCGGGCTGCGATTGCCTCTGAGACCTGATGCAGCGGACTCAGATCGTCGAGGATCCAGAACGAGCGCCCCATGGTGGCGATCAGCAGATCACCACGATGCACCTTGATGTCGGTGATGGGGGTCATCGGCAGGTTGGCCTGCATGGACTGCCAGGAGATACCGTCGTCGAACGACACGAACAGGCCGTACTCCGTTCCTGCATACAGCAGGCCTTCGCGATCCGGATCCTCGCGCACCACGCGCGTCGGGTTGAAATCGCCGATACCGTTGGTCCCGTCCGTCAGCAGCGTCCAGGACTGCCCGTAGTCCGTGGTGCGGAAGAGGTAGGGTCGGAAATCGTTCAACAGGTACCGGTAGGCCGCCACATAGGCCTTGCCCGGCGCATGCGGACTGACGTCGATATGTTGAATGCGTCCCTCCGGAGGCATGGGCGGTGTGACGTCGGTCCAGGATGCTCCGTCATCACGCGTCACGTGCACCGGGCCGTCGTTGGCCCCCGTCCAGATGACGCCCCGCTCCAGCGGCGACTCTTCGATGACATACAACGTGGAGTAGTGCTCCTCCCCGGTGATGTCCCGCGTAATCGGCTTGCCGGAAATGACCTGCCGCTCGGGCCGAAAAGCCGTCAGATCCGGGGAAATCTGCTCCCAAGTACGCCCCTCGTCTCTGGTGCGATGCACATACTGGGAGCCGTGGTAGACCGTGTTCGCATCGTGCGGCGACACCTCGATCGGCACCACTCGCTGGAATCTGTAGGGCAGCGTGGACGGATTGACGCCGTACATGTCGACGGCGCCCACGTAGTAGTGCATTTCCTGCCCGGTGCGCCTGTTGAAGCGGCCGAAACGCCCCTTGCAGTTCGAGTACACGATATCCGCATCGCCCGGCTTTGGTACGGCGGGTCCGGTCTCACAGCCCCCGATCGCCTCCCAGAATGCCGTATGACCGCCTACCCGCGTGCCGG contains:
- a CDS encoding TonB-dependent receptor — encoded protein: MRLRYALCPALLGLFVLVGTADGQGVTTAAMNGLVLDTQGEPLPGANVLAVHQPSGTTYGTVVRTGGQYNLPNMRVGGPYTITVSFVGFQDAVEEDVFLSLAQNLQLNFALSEQVVQGAEVVVTAEVDDVLNSDRNGAATTISIEQVELMPTIKRSTRDLTRLDPRSDGNLSFGGRNWLYNNISLDGSYYNNPFGLDAPEPGGQSNAQPVPYDAIEQVQVSVAPFDVREGGFTGAGINQVTKSGTNTLAGSVYTFTRNEDFVGNEVSGTQVFNNPDLSFLQSGFSIGGPIRKNKIFFFFNAEIERREDPGTNFRAGGATGGVGTSRVSPDVMDRIKQRMISAYGYEPGVYQDYTHNTDNEKVIAKIDWNLNDNNNLSLRYNYMDASREQGPHPFVLSFAGTGRGPNDTSLPFSKSGYRINNNLHSLALELNSRSTGWANRFFASYNRFRDHREPFSEDFPLLEIGEGGATYTTLGHEGFSVHNILDQDVIQLTNNFSLFRDKHVFTIGANYESFSFFNSFNIFRHGLFGLPFAPTTFFSLDQFFAATDPNNPDQMDLRGFIGGGPFKGENIDVAQLSAYAQDEWLVNDQLSLTYGLRVDIPMYGTDPVANPYSTGLNLLDENDDAETIDQAELAGASPLFSPRVGFNYDVTGDRTTQLRGGVGIFTGRVPFVWIGNVISNPGFNPNIDPANNPVVTRDGASEDKTNVDGGQEANSVLQQSFDLNAMVSDFRWPQVFTVNLAADHDFGDGLLGTVEVLFSKDLNSIYVRNADLKAPDRTLRDGRPFFGGFGFNELNQAFPFEGAGAYVIDNRSEGYNFNVTGQIRKRFENGLNASAAYTFLEAKNLFKSTEIASVLFSESPVQGDPNQPQLAHSEFGNRQRLIASATYSESFTDNSRTSFGVFVERAQGNSFLGAGGNRYSFTYSGDVNGDGFGGNDLIYIPNDATDANEIRFDASTTYSAAVQALQFEQFIEQDEYLSENRGQIAERFGLLNPWFTNVDVRVMHELNFGALDRNHRVQISLDILNVMNLLNSDWGVRQVADPRATSPLVLTRFGDDGEPVFNFTGVTETFRDDVSLFSRWQAQLGLRYLF
- a CDS encoding right-handed parallel beta-helix repeat-containing protein, whose protein sequence is MAIPLLLAALHIVAAAPTTPLNASSLDAPPDVARSYHAGLASVSSVVAADLDGDGFEDLVLGYNTPSGPVLGFLRGNPGGPFPNHPGMRDRGQPFLGPLVLRRTSQRPDLLTSGDFLGTGRDHVAFAAAGTQRIQIVDGIPDASLTTQELQVDAPVLSMTAGEFGLLDGVDELIVGMRDRTLRAGLNGPHETLLQRGGTHLALGHADSGPAADLAVGQGTSVTVLRGEDGSVERLRSQGLVDGMSFGRFGPAGSRRLAIVQSNRVDLFAGLPLRRVVRLPGQFQAGSATVATWRTGAAGQDLLIGDQLIAHEVLSGRVGASEGSPMLPAPARPLVTGAVAMRLNPDALDDLVLVSGGTTPLLLPSGPSATFTVNSTDVDGDGDTTDGICDTGAPGDYTGVCTWGAATQQANASGGSNAISFAIPGAGPFVLSGGATFSGPVTIDGSTQPGFAGQPLIVLADARIALEAGNSTVRSVLFTTTDANNRPASNLEMIEVGNNTVTGVWMGLDQTGSVSDPDGTPGTGDELGAFFNVWIRTPNNTIGGASETARNVVSGAYDGDGILISGPNASGNLVEGNYVGLNPAGTEARGNNFRGIALCNASSSNTVRGNVVSGNSLGISNGWEAGAGISIEANSRLIVAGGTDPVDQPPRGNLVVGNLIGTNAAGDTAIPNERGVFIDHAFDNTIGGSTEALRNVISGNAREGVYAVAVVGSTSDNLITGNHVGTDLSGAVALANQREGIRLNGVGTQTITANLISGNGSRGIAVESSSGITISDNRIGSNAAAAAAIGNSSSGIQIASSSNITVGSPGAGNTIVSNGGGGIFISGSSTGATVQGNAVGTDATGTLDLGNSFDGIRILGDSLHTIGGTGSGQGNVIAYNAMNGIGVWNGSRYQISGNSIFANDSLGIDLGIDGVTLNDAGDADTGQNGLQNFPQLGFLDSERVRVTFAGPPSTTFTLEFFANEACDPSDYGEGRRFLDAESVTTNGLGALEYVRTFALNAEEEYITATATDANGNTSEFSRCSDDLRLIVNTVGDAPDADVNDPVCDTGTDVMRGTDEEPECTLRAAIQQAEENDGLDEITFDIIEGSAPYTVTVGSQLPTIDEEVNIDATTQSGYQETVHAVRLSGGGQDIYGLLAFADLTVSGMEVREFGSGIVSRGGNLTLHDIAAKDNAEFGLHINDSFPDSVGATGQLLIEANGPADNCDQLSGMRVMRPVTTETLIVRDNCHHGVWNDIHPVVVLGNLTATRNGGTGLRATNVELRGTQHSVLQNGGSAIVAQAALIVDGDLTVRDNGPLGQPECEQEGRAAIRAQAMLTDALTVTGNCYDAVYASVDGVVVRGNTEIVNNRTFGIRAGWISLQGDENLIQANGHIGLRAESGSVTISGPTELQFNGKDGGDSCAGSAWAAVSAATDVTATDLRIHGNCGLAIEAGGTVTVSERLTATSNEGGGVKASDGHILLDGADNIISGNGGIGLQANGQPIAGVRMSGPFTVNTNQGSGIVAGVALLTGAGTVCRNVGWGLEVAPGPIDLAGTTVCDNTLGGVLLQAESSAGKGGARPLLTGVTVVGNGGDGIRFAGGAAFSVTASNLFGNAGPALNNLVAETAIVADGNWWGSPSGPGSQVAGNVTVSSHLSAPPANTDSDGDGVADAMEDLGTGDGNGDGTPDSAQPDVASLPSAVDGRTIVIVTDGGAPLSEVRSISAPADSAAHPAGYVDARIGLDSGASGTVTIHLPAPPDANYVNFTSYGARSPGGTEVLFSFPQATLQDSVATLSVTDGAAGDADQEANGSFHLVGGGSIAAPTSTESRDAPASFDLAVFPNPFRGTLSVRVPPSGDTRIDVYDALGRSVLQHRMPQGGTTARIQASDWAAGVYFVVIRSGGARVSRAVLKTH
- a CDS encoding peptidylprolyl isomerase, whose amino-acid sequence is MMRKALAICLLTCLLGAAAASAQLPDDRIDEAAPDTFVVDIEATTGPFEVTVYRAWSPAAADRLYHLVRVGYFDDVPVFRVVPGYVAQFGITEDPDVYDAWRRISVPDEPVLASNLKGRVSFARGGPQTRTTQLFINLVDNVRLDTLVAGGIPGYPPIGEVTAGIAAVDSLNGQYGNEPARRQREIAMGGRAFLEATYPGLDWIISARLRD
- a CDS encoding aminotransferase class IV; the encoded protein is MPYGTHHTVPDARNERVRIWINGRLIPREEARISVFDSAYLVGDGIWEGMRLHQGVLLFLEDHLDRLFAGLAAVRMKPGLTRDQMIQALFRTVRANDMESGVHVRLMVSRGLKKTPSQDPRLTVSPANVVIIAEHKQADPEVRRTGISLHTSTVRRPPPETLDQRLNCHSKLHEVMALNEALAAGADEALMLDTNGHVATCNATNFFAVVDGEVWTSTAVHCLPGITRAHVIRVARESGVVVHVTDFSPAKLASAQEAFVTGTFGGLTPVRRIDAKAYVVPGLVTRRLTMAYEAALEHYAAKARHA